A window of the Motilibacter rhizosphaerae genome harbors these coding sequences:
- a CDS encoding DUF4910 domain-containing protein, giving the protein MTPEELMALAAELFPIPRSITGPGARETLEVVRRRIPLDVVEVPSGSPALDWTVPAEWSVREAWLEAPDGTRLADYAENPLQLLGYSVSYDGVVSRDELLEHVFTLEDRPHAVPYRTAYYTERWGFCLAYDVVRDLPDGDYRVHIDTTHHTSGSLSYGELVVPGRSDDEVLVSTHICHPLQANDNVSGIVAATALAQHVLSAPRELTYRFVFVPGTIGSIVWLSRHRDAADRVRAGMVLTALGDPARFVYKQSRRGGRWIDEVVPAALAAAGVEHEVRAFDPYGYDERQYCSPGFDLPVGRLSRSTHAEYPEYHTSLDDLSFIDGASLAASVGVLEGVVDLLEHDRCWRSTSPYGEPQLGRRGLYRQIGATIDAKARELALLWVLSGADGSTPLREVAQRSGLEFAALRDAASLLHEHGLLADPALPPA; this is encoded by the coding sequence GTGACCCCCGAGGAGCTCATGGCCCTGGCCGCGGAGCTCTTCCCGATCCCCCGCAGCATCACCGGCCCCGGTGCGCGCGAGACGCTGGAGGTCGTGCGGCGCCGGATCCCCCTCGACGTGGTCGAGGTCCCCTCGGGCTCCCCCGCCCTCGACTGGACGGTGCCGGCGGAGTGGTCGGTCCGCGAGGCCTGGCTCGAGGCGCCGGACGGCACCCGCCTGGCCGACTACGCGGAGAACCCCCTGCAGCTGCTGGGCTACAGCGTCTCCTACGACGGTGTCGTCTCGAGGGACGAGCTGCTCGAGCACGTGTTCACCCTCGAGGACCGCCCGCACGCCGTGCCCTACCGGACCGCCTACTACACGGAGCGCTGGGGCTTCTGCCTCGCGTACGACGTGGTGCGCGACCTGCCCGACGGCGACTACCGCGTGCACATCGACACGACGCACCACACGTCCGGGTCGCTCAGCTACGGCGAGCTCGTCGTGCCCGGCAGGTCCGATGACGAAGTGCTGGTCAGTACGCACATCTGCCACCCGCTGCAGGCCAACGACAACGTCTCCGGCATCGTCGCGGCGACAGCCCTGGCCCAGCACGTGCTCAGCGCACCGCGCGAGCTCACCTACCGGTTCGTGTTCGTCCCCGGCACGATCGGCTCGATCGTCTGGCTGTCGCGCCACCGCGACGCGGCCGACCGGGTACGCGCCGGTATGGTGCTGACCGCGCTGGGCGACCCGGCCCGCTTCGTCTACAAGCAGAGCCGCCGCGGTGGGCGGTGGATCGACGAGGTGGTGCCCGCGGCGCTGGCGGCGGCGGGCGTCGAGCACGAGGTGCGGGCCTTCGACCCCTACGGCTACGACGAGCGGCAGTACTGCTCGCCCGGGTTCGACCTCCCGGTGGGACGGCTGAGCCGCTCCACGCACGCGGAGTACCCCGAGTACCACACGTCGCTGGACGACCTGTCGTTCATCGACGGGGCGAGCCTCGCGGCGTCGGTCGGCGTGCTCGAGGGCGTCGTCGACCTGCTGGAGCACGACAGGTGCTGGCGCAGCACCAGCCCGTACGGCGAGCCCCAGCTCGGACGCCGGGGGCTGTACCGCCAGATCGGCGCGACCATCGACGCCAAGGCACGGGAGCTCGCGCTGCTCTGGGTGCTCAGCGGAGCCGACGGCAGCACCCCGCTGCGCGAGGTCGCGCAGCGCTCGGGCCTGGAGTTCGCCGCCCTGCGCGACGCCGCGAGCCTGCTGCACGAGCACGGCCTGCTGGCCGATCCAGCCCTCCCTCCGGCGTGA
- a CDS encoding NAD-dependent epimerase/dehydratase family protein yields the protein MAEPRTVLVTGATGMIGSRLVAQLVQQGDDVHAVSREEHPPEDAVTWWRCDLADAPALDRVLTSVRPHVVHHLAAKVDGARTRELVRPTLVENLLVTVSLLEAVDRLGIARLVLSGSALEEPAGGDALPVPPSPYGASKWAASAYARMYSALFDLPVVTVRPNMTYGPGQRDLRKLVPYVILSLLRGEEPQLSSGARPCDWVFVDDVAAAYRAAGESPVAPGRTIDIGTGVLTTVADLVADVVRILGTPLQPRFGVVDVRPLEQVVATDPAPAQELLGWRPEVDLHEGLQRTVAWARTLVPEPRGHAAGERVSR from the coding sequence ATGGCTGAACCGCGTACGGTCCTGGTCACCGGAGCCACCGGCATGATCGGGTCGCGACTCGTGGCCCAGCTCGTGCAGCAGGGCGACGACGTGCACGCGGTCTCGCGCGAGGAGCACCCGCCCGAGGACGCCGTCACCTGGTGGCGGTGCGACCTGGCTGACGCACCAGCGCTCGACCGCGTGCTGACCTCGGTGCGACCGCATGTGGTGCACCACCTCGCCGCGAAGGTGGACGGAGCGCGTACGCGCGAGCTCGTGCGCCCGACCCTGGTGGAGAACCTCCTCGTCACGGTCTCCCTGCTCGAGGCCGTCGACCGGCTCGGCATCGCACGGCTGGTGCTCAGCGGCTCGGCGCTGGAGGAGCCGGCCGGCGGGGACGCGCTGCCCGTCCCACCCTCGCCGTACGGTGCGTCGAAGTGGGCCGCGAGCGCCTACGCGCGGATGTACTCCGCGCTGTTCGACCTGCCCGTGGTCACCGTGCGCCCCAACATGACCTACGGGCCCGGGCAGCGCGACCTCCGCAAGCTCGTGCCCTACGTCATCCTCTCCCTGCTGCGCGGTGAGGAGCCGCAGCTGAGCAGCGGTGCGCGCCCGTGCGACTGGGTCTTCGTCGACGACGTCGCCGCGGCGTACCGCGCCGCCGGCGAGTCACCCGTCGCGCCGGGACGCACCATCGACATCGGGACCGGCGTGCTCACCACCGTGGCCGACCTCGTGGCCGACGTGGTGCGCATCCTCGGCACACCGCTGCAGCCGCGCTTCGGCGTCGTCGACGTGCGCCCGCTGGAGCAGGTCGTCGCCACCGATCCGGCTCCTGCGCAGGAGCTCCTCGGCTGGCGGCCCGAGGTCGACCTCCACGAGGGTCTCCAGCGCACCGTCGCCTGGGCGCGCACGCTCGTGCCCGAGCCGCGGGGGCACGCCGCGGGCGAGCGGGTGTCGCGGTGA
- a CDS encoding class I SAM-dependent methyltransferase: MTTPPACDPCRSCGGTTSVRPFLDLGLSPVANTLVRDAQQSRELPQFPLVVGFCESCALVQLTQTSPDIELFDAEYPYFSSFSDELLRHSKEHVDLLLAEHSLDERSLVVEVASNDGYLLRGFAGTGVRVVGVEPTPEPAAAARAIGIPTVEAFFGVQTAEQLVAEHGNADVVIAKNVMAHVPELNDFVAGLAVLVSDTGTVEIENPGVRYLVDSTEFDTVYHEHFCYFSTIAVQALLLRHGLHLNDVVVFPDLHGGTLRWVGSRTPGLTERAARVLQEEREAGLDSFAYYADFSARVQALATDLRRMLEEARAQGARVAAYGAAAKGVTLLSFCGIGDDMIEFVVDRNPHKIGKFMPGTGIPILPVEALSERHPDVALVLAWNFATEIVAQQAEFRQQGGRFLVPIPAPRYVGGEAHVPAPSSSTRLFSGDSARVHAVIASLVVLGSRSTEVVRWAPHLRAALRG; the protein is encoded by the coding sequence GTGACGACTCCGCCAGCCTGCGACCCCTGCCGGTCCTGCGGTGGCACCACCAGTGTGAGGCCCTTCCTCGATCTCGGGCTCTCCCCGGTAGCCAACACCCTCGTGCGCGACGCGCAGCAGAGCCGCGAGCTGCCGCAGTTCCCGCTGGTCGTCGGCTTCTGCGAGTCGTGCGCCCTGGTGCAGCTCACGCAGACGAGCCCCGACATCGAGCTGTTCGACGCGGAGTACCCCTACTTCTCGTCGTTCAGCGACGAGCTGCTGCGCCACAGCAAGGAGCACGTCGACCTGCTGCTCGCGGAGCACTCCCTCGACGAGCGGTCCCTCGTGGTCGAGGTGGCGAGCAATGACGGATACCTGCTGCGCGGCTTCGCGGGCACCGGAGTGCGCGTGGTCGGCGTCGAGCCCACCCCCGAGCCCGCCGCGGCTGCGCGCGCGATCGGCATCCCGACAGTGGAGGCGTTCTTCGGCGTGCAGACCGCCGAGCAGCTGGTCGCCGAGCACGGGAACGCCGACGTCGTCATCGCGAAGAACGTCATGGCACATGTGCCCGAGCTCAACGACTTCGTGGCCGGGCTCGCCGTGCTCGTGTCCGACACCGGCACGGTCGAGATCGAGAACCCCGGGGTGCGCTACCTCGTCGACAGCACCGAGTTCGACACCGTCTACCACGAGCACTTCTGCTACTTCTCGACGATCGCCGTGCAGGCTCTCCTGCTGCGCCACGGGCTGCACCTCAACGACGTCGTGGTCTTCCCCGACCTGCACGGCGGCACGCTGCGCTGGGTCGGCTCGCGCACGCCCGGGCTCACCGAGCGCGCTGCGCGGGTGCTGCAGGAGGAGCGGGAGGCCGGGCTGGACTCCTTCGCCTACTACGCGGACTTCAGTGCACGCGTGCAGGCGCTGGCCACGGACCTGCGCCGGATGCTGGAGGAGGCGCGGGCCCAGGGGGCTCGCGTCGCGGCGTACGGCGCGGCCGCGAAGGGCGTGACACTGCTGAGCTTCTGCGGCATCGGCGACGACATGATCGAGTTCGTCGTCGACCGCAACCCGCACAAGATCGGCAAGTTCATGCCGGGGACGGGCATCCCCATCCTGCCCGTGGAGGCCCTCAGCGAGCGCCACCCCGACGTCGCTCTCGTCCTCGCGTGGAACTTCGCCACGGAGATCGTCGCGCAGCAGGCGGAGTTCCGCCAGCAGGGTGGCCGTTTCCTCGTCCCGATCCCTGCGCCCCGCTACGTCGGGGGCGAGGCCCACGTCCCGGCTCCCTCGTCGTCGACGCGCCTGTTCTCGGGCGACAGCGCCCGGGTGCATGCCGTGATCGCCAGTCTCGTCGTCCTGGGCTCGCGCTCCACCGAGGTCGTGCGCTGGGCACCGCACCTGCGAGCGGCCCTGCGGGGCTGA
- a CDS encoding metallophosphoesterase, whose translation MTAARRVLRGGLGLGACAGAGLAYSAVEARSYRLRRVTVPVLPAGQRPLRLLHLSDLHLLPQQRKKIAWVQHLAGLEPDVVIDTGDNLAGARSIPAVLDALGPLLELPGAFVMGSNDYFAPTPRNPFAYFHTTGSAHDLKPGEEWKGEPLPTEDLRTGLTAAGWVDLTNARGRLRVDGRDLELVGVDDPHINRDRYADVAGPADPSADLTLGVAHAPYQRVLDAMAHDGAGLILAGHTHGGQLRIPFSPAALVANCDLPKSQARGLSRWGSARLHVSAGLGTSPYVRFRFACPPEATLLTLTAQEPLG comes from the coding sequence GTGACGGCGGCTCGGCGCGTCCTCCGCGGGGGACTGGGCCTCGGCGCCTGCGCGGGAGCAGGACTCGCGTACTCCGCGGTGGAGGCGCGCTCCTACCGCCTGCGCCGCGTCACGGTGCCCGTCCTGCCGGCCGGGCAGCGCCCCCTGAGGCTGCTCCACCTCTCCGACCTGCACCTGCTGCCGCAGCAGCGCAAGAAGATCGCGTGGGTGCAGCACCTGGCGGGGCTCGAGCCGGACGTCGTCATCGACACGGGTGACAACCTCGCGGGAGCGCGCTCGATCCCCGCCGTGCTCGACGCGCTCGGCCCGCTGCTCGAGCTGCCGGGCGCGTTCGTCATGGGCTCCAACGACTACTTCGCCCCGACGCCGCGCAACCCCTTCGCCTACTTCCACACCACCGGCAGCGCGCACGACCTGAAGCCCGGCGAGGAGTGGAAGGGCGAGCCGCTGCCGACGGAGGACCTACGCACCGGGCTCACCGCCGCGGGCTGGGTGGACCTCACCAACGCCCGCGGCCGGCTGCGGGTGGACGGACGCGACCTCGAGCTCGTCGGCGTCGACGACCCGCACATCAACAGGGACCGCTACGCCGACGTCGCCGGCCCCGCCGACCCGTCGGCCGACCTCACGCTCGGGGTGGCGCACGCGCCGTACCAGCGGGTGCTCGACGCGATGGCGCACGACGGGGCCGGGCTCATCCTCGCCGGGCACACCCACGGCGGGCAGCTGCGCATCCCGTTCTCGCCGGCCGCGCTCGTCGCGAACTGCGACCTGCCGAAGTCCCAGGCGCGCGGGCTCAGCCGCTGGGGCAGCGCCCGGCTGCACGTGTCCGCCGGGCTCGGCACCTCGCCGTACGTCCGGTTCCGGTTCGCCTGCCCGCCGGAGGCGACGCTGCTGACGCTGACCGCGCAGGAGCCGCTGGGCTGA
- a CDS encoding transglycosylase domain-containing protein, whose product MSALWQGLVQGTSLVRRLVVLVVLSAVSGVLLAGLALPLAGAAGFAARTGAQQFEDLPSDFTVSTPPASTTMYADDGKTLIAKFFTQDRQIVPYAKISPWMWKAQVSIEDNRFFEHGGADLRGMLRALVNNASGGGTQGASTLEQQYVKLALVYAAQQRGDDKAEQAATAETVDRKLRELRLAITLDNTQSKQQILTSYLNIAYYGAGAYGVQAAAQRYFRVNAVDLSITQAALLAGLVQRPNATDPIKHPAAAEARRNVVLQSMVPKYLTQAQADRAKKRPVSLDLHQRVPKQECEAAKPEFAWFCDYAKRYFLQDTTFGATLAQRQRRLYTSGLTIVTTLDPTMQEAAQTGMAKWVYPTDQAAGVVTMVEPGTGYVRGIVISKAYGDKNKQDTATKVNLALNHRLSGSIGTQAGSTFKAFVAAYALSHLKELGVGFGYKIYSPAVLKSVKPMKTCVDGKPGYATGYGQNGKFPGNESLSEQGTFDLRTATQNSINTYFIQLQQKVGLCGPATLAQQMGVFRADTPDAEPLQQIQSFTLGTNNIAPLDLAAAYATFPARGKFCPAYPFLKVTDRKGNPFDLTKGKPACKQVLDPEVADAMNYLLRGVVTGGSGRLASIPGQDVAGKTGTTQGRQQAWFMGYTASLVGSATVWDPSPPKGGYRLSGKKIGGTTYGEVRGMNLPAPMWHDTVGAAIEAAKLPDSNFKAPLGRFFLGGSYAPSFTAANGFGGSGCTTTSIKSIGDLTTSCGSGKGSGKGDGKGGSGSDPSPSPGTTSPATPSKPGKGGSGGSTPKPGATGGPNPKPSPGAGR is encoded by the coding sequence ATGTCCGCCCTCTGGCAGGGGCTGGTCCAGGGGACCAGCCTCGTGCGCCGCCTCGTCGTCCTCGTCGTGCTGAGCGCCGTGTCCGGCGTCCTCCTGGCCGGGCTGGCGCTGCCGCTGGCCGGCGCCGCGGGCTTCGCCGCCCGGACCGGCGCGCAGCAGTTCGAGGACCTGCCCTCGGACTTCACGGTGAGCACGCCGCCCGCCTCGACGACGATGTACGCCGACGACGGCAAGACGCTGATCGCGAAGTTCTTCACCCAGGACCGGCAGATCGTCCCCTACGCCAAGATCTCGCCCTGGATGTGGAAGGCGCAGGTCTCCATCGAGGACAACCGCTTCTTCGAGCACGGCGGCGCGGACCTGCGGGGCATGCTCCGCGCGCTGGTCAACAACGCCTCCGGCGGCGGCACGCAGGGCGCCTCGACCCTCGAGCAGCAGTACGTGAAGCTCGCCCTGGTCTACGCGGCCCAGCAGCGCGGCGACGACAAGGCCGAGCAGGCGGCGACCGCCGAGACCGTGGACCGCAAGCTGCGCGAGCTGCGCCTGGCGATCACGCTCGACAACACGCAGTCCAAGCAGCAGATCCTCACGAGCTACCTCAACATCGCCTACTACGGCGCCGGGGCGTACGGCGTGCAGGCGGCGGCGCAGCGCTACTTCCGCGTCAACGCGGTGGACCTCAGCATCACCCAGGCCGCGCTGCTCGCCGGCCTGGTGCAGCGGCCCAACGCGACCGACCCCATCAAGCACCCGGCGGCCGCCGAGGCGCGGCGCAACGTCGTGCTGCAGAGCATGGTGCCGAAGTACCTCACGCAGGCGCAGGCCGACCGGGCGAAGAAGCGGCCGGTGAGCCTCGACCTCCACCAGCGCGTGCCCAAGCAGGAGTGCGAGGCGGCCAAGCCGGAGTTCGCGTGGTTCTGCGACTACGCCAAGCGCTACTTCCTGCAGGACACGACGTTCGGCGCCACGCTGGCCCAGCGCCAGCGGCGGCTCTACACGAGCGGGCTCACCATCGTCACCACGCTCGACCCGACGATGCAGGAGGCCGCGCAGACCGGCATGGCCAAGTGGGTCTACCCGACCGACCAGGCCGCCGGCGTCGTGACGATGGTCGAGCCGGGCACGGGCTACGTCCGCGGCATCGTCATCAGCAAGGCCTACGGGGACAAGAACAAGCAGGACACCGCGACCAAGGTCAACCTCGCGCTCAACCACCGGCTCTCGGGATCGATCGGCACGCAGGCCGGGTCGACCTTCAAGGCCTTCGTCGCGGCCTACGCGCTGAGCCACCTCAAGGAGCTGGGCGTCGGCTTCGGCTACAAGATCTACTCGCCGGCCGTGCTCAAGTCGGTCAAGCCGATGAAGACCTGCGTGGACGGCAAGCCGGGCTACGCCACGGGCTACGGCCAGAACGGCAAGTTCCCCGGCAACGAGAGCCTCAGCGAGCAGGGGACGTTCGACCTGCGCACGGCTACGCAGAACTCCATCAACACGTACTTCATCCAGCTGCAGCAGAAGGTCGGGCTCTGCGGCCCCGCGACGCTGGCGCAGCAGATGGGCGTCTTCCGCGCGGACACGCCGGACGCCGAGCCGCTGCAGCAGATCCAGTCGTTCACCCTCGGCACCAACAACATCGCGCCGCTCGACCTCGCCGCGGCGTACGCGACGTTCCCGGCCCGCGGGAAGTTCTGCCCGGCCTACCCCTTCCTCAAGGTGACCGACCGCAAGGGCAACCCGTTCGACCTGACCAAGGGGAAGCCGGCCTGCAAGCAGGTCCTCGACCCCGAGGTCGCGGACGCCATGAACTACCTGCTGCGCGGCGTCGTCACCGGCGGCTCGGGCAGGCTCGCCTCCATCCCCGGCCAGGACGTCGCCGGCAAGACCGGCACCACGCAGGGCCGCCAGCAGGCGTGGTTCATGGGCTACACCGCGAGCCTCGTCGGCTCGGCGACCGTCTGGGACCCGAGTCCCCCGAAGGGCGGCTACCGCCTGTCGGGCAAGAAGATCGGCGGCACGACCTACGGCGAGGTGCGCGGCATGAACCTCCCGGCGCCGATGTGGCACGACACCGTGGGTGCCGCGATCGAGGCGGCGAAGCTGCCCGACAGCAACTTCAAGGCACCACTGGGCAGGTTCTTCCTCGGCGGCTCCTACGCGCCGAGCTTCACCGCGGCCAACGGCTTCGGCGGCAGCGGCTGCACCACGACCTCGATCAAGAGCATCGGCGACCTGACGACGAGCTGCGGGTCGGGCAAGGGCTCGGGCAAGGGTGACGGCAAGGGCGGCAGCGGTTCGGACCCGTCGCCCTCCCCGGGCACGACGTCGCCGGCGACGCCGAGCAAGCCGGGCAAGGGCGGCAGCGGCGGCAGCACCCCGAAGCCGGGCGCGACGGGCGGACCGAACCCCAAGCCCTCGCCGGGCGCCGGTCGGTGA
- a CDS encoding WhiB family transcriptional regulator: MGNTTIALGAATSEASAWDRDWASRGACRNSDPDALFVQGAAQNRAKLVCGGCPVRTECLAEALDNRTEFGVWGGMTERERRALLRRRPDVESWTAYLQDAKRDFETATRKPGSAVLPAQRGA, from the coding sequence ATGGGCAACACCACCATCGCGCTGGGCGCCGCCACGAGCGAGGCGTCGGCGTGGGACCGCGACTGGGCCTCGCGCGGCGCGTGCCGCAACAGCGACCCCGACGCCCTCTTCGTCCAGGGGGCGGCGCAGAACCGCGCCAAGCTCGTCTGCGGGGGCTGCCCCGTGCGCACCGAGTGCCTCGCGGAGGCCCTCGACAACCGCACGGAGTTCGGCGTCTGGGGCGGCATGACCGAGCGCGAGCGCCGCGCGCTGCTCCGCCGGCGCCCGGACGTCGAGTCCTGGACGGCCTACCTGCAGGACGCCAAGCGCGACTTCGAGACCGCCACCCGCAAGCCGGGCAGCGCGGTGCTCCCCGCCCAGCGCGGCGCCTGA
- a CDS encoding DUF4177 domain-containing protein gives MAKWEYATVPLLTHATKQILDTWGEDGWELVQVVPAPGGGEQLVAYLKREK, from the coding sequence ATGGCCAAGTGGGAGTACGCGACCGTGCCGCTGCTGACGCACGCGACCAAGCAGATCCTCGACACGTGGGGCGAGGACGGCTGGGAGCTCGTCCAGGTCGTGCCCGCCCCGGGGGGTGGCGAGCAGCTCGTCGCGTACCTCAAGCGCGAGAAGTGA
- a CDS encoding RidA family protein has product MTSATERLAALGLQLPAVPAPAGAYVPAVRTGDLVFTAGQIPLVDGAVAATGKVGAGVEPERARELARTCALNALAAVAAEVGSLDRVVRVVKLVGFVASDPAFTGQPGVVDGASELLGQVFGDAGRHARSAVGVASLPRDVPVEVELVVEVAPG; this is encoded by the coding sequence GTGACGAGCGCGACCGAGCGCCTCGCCGCCCTCGGGCTGCAGCTGCCGGCCGTGCCGGCGCCCGCCGGCGCGTACGTCCCGGCGGTGCGGACGGGCGACCTCGTGTTCACGGCGGGGCAGATCCCGCTGGTCGACGGCGCGGTCGCGGCCACGGGCAAGGTCGGTGCCGGCGTCGAGCCGGAGCGGGCCCGCGAGCTCGCCCGCACGTGCGCCCTCAACGCGCTCGCGGCCGTCGCCGCCGAGGTCGGGTCGCTCGACCGCGTGGTCCGGGTGGTGAAGCTCGTCGGCTTCGTCGCCTCCGACCCCGCGTTCACCGGCCAGCCGGGCGTCGTCGACGGCGCCAGCGAGCTCCTCGGCCAGGTCTTCGGCGACGCGGGGCGCCACGCGCGCTCGGCCGTCGGGGTGGCGAGCCTGCCGCGCGATGTCCCGGTCGAGGTGGAGCTCGTCGTCGAGGTCGCGCCGGGCTGA
- a CDS encoding MBL fold metallo-hydrolase, with the protein MTPLPPGVRLQLAPNPGPMTLEGTCTWLLDAPGGPVVVDPGPDDEAHLAALAAAGPALVVLTHRHADHAAGAARLHALTGAPVRAADPALCRGATPLVDGEELPGGAAVLAAPGHTSDSVCLVLPGAVLTGDTVLGRGTTVIDAPDGRLGAYLATLERLAALGERTVLPGHGPVLPSVAAAARRLHEHRLARVAEVRAALDAGARTPEEVVVRVYPGLAPELVRPALLSTAAAVAYLERF; encoded by the coding sequence ATGACCCCCCTGCCGCCCGGCGTGCGCCTCCAGCTGGCCCCCAACCCCGGGCCGATGACGCTCGAGGGCACGTGCACCTGGCTGCTCGACGCCCCCGGGGGCCCGGTCGTCGTCGACCCCGGGCCCGACGACGAGGCGCACCTCGCCGCCCTCGCCGCAGCCGGACCGGCGCTCGTCGTCCTCACCCACCGCCACGCCGACCACGCCGCCGGTGCGGCCCGGCTGCACGCGCTCACCGGGGCGCCCGTGCGCGCCGCCGACCCTGCGCTCTGCCGTGGCGCCACGCCGCTGGTCGACGGTGAGGAGCTCCCCGGCGGCGCCGCCGTGCTCGCCGCGCCCGGCCACACCAGCGACTCCGTCTGCCTCGTGCTGCCGGGCGCCGTGCTCACCGGCGACACCGTGCTGGGGCGCGGGACGACCGTCATCGACGCGCCCGACGGGCGGCTGGGGGCGTACCTCGCGACGCTCGAGCGGCTGGCCGCGCTCGGCGAGCGCACCGTGCTCCCCGGCCACGGGCCGGTCCTGCCGAGCGTGGCCGCTGCTGCGCGCCGGCTGCACGAGCACCGGCTCGCCCGGGTGGCGGAGGTGCGCGCCGCGCTCGACGCGGGCGCGCGCACGCCCGAGGAGGTCGTGGTCCGGGTCTATCCGGGGCTCGCGCCGGAGCTGGTGCGCCCGGCGCTGCTCTCGACGGCGGCGGCCGTCGCGTACCTCGAGAGGTTCTAG
- a CDS encoding Crp/Fnr family transcriptional regulator, with translation MVSDHVRQAPLFAALDDEAVAELRAAMVEVTLVRGEVLFAEGDAGDRLYVVTDGKIKLGRTSPDGRENLQGILGPGEMFGELSLFDPGPRTATATAVTATTLIGLGHDDLDPWIRRRPEVGVAMLRALARRLRRTNDTLSDLVFRDVPGRVAKALLDLARRFGVPSDQGVHVTHDLTQEELAQLVGASRETVNKALADFQQRGWLRHEARAVVLLDIDRLARRAG, from the coding sequence GTGGTCTCCGACCACGTACGCCAGGCCCCCCTGTTCGCAGCCCTGGACGACGAGGCCGTCGCCGAGCTGCGCGCCGCGATGGTGGAGGTGACCCTCGTCCGCGGGGAGGTCCTCTTCGCGGAGGGCGACGCGGGCGACCGCCTCTACGTCGTGACCGACGGCAAGATCAAGCTCGGGCGGACCTCCCCCGACGGCCGCGAGAACCTCCAGGGCATCCTCGGCCCGGGCGAGATGTTCGGCGAGCTGTCGCTGTTCGACCCGGGCCCGCGCACCGCGACCGCCACCGCCGTGACGGCGACGACGCTCATCGGCCTCGGCCACGACGACCTCGACCCGTGGATCCGCCGGCGCCCGGAGGTGGGCGTCGCCATGCTGCGCGCGCTGGCCCGGCGGCTGCGGCGCACCAACGACACGCTCTCCGACCTCGTCTTCCGCGACGTCCCCGGACGGGTGGCCAAGGCGCTGCTCGACCTCGCCCGCCGGTTCGGCGTGCCGAGCGACCAGGGCGTCCACGTCACGCACGACCTCACGCAGGAGGAGCTCGCGCAGCTCGTCGGCGCCTCCCGGGAGACCGTCAACAAGGCGCTCGCCGACTTCCAGCAGCGCGGCTGGCTGCGCCACGAGGCCCGCGCCGTCGTCCTGCTCGACATCGACCGCCTGGCGCGGCGGGCGGGCTAG
- a CDS encoding RsiG family protein — protein sequence MTDELPPAAAGLPPVRRGPRPLPDRVPELAHLALGELRAMRTELGDEEGRVSYWRRLVQARADVLRQSRDLPVARLQEVLSSQQVVPGRTAFLTADGSSLLPPLPGLEAVWSAVDPEDEGARSALLATLVEMDEQLSAYRRRLHERIDLATRDLVARYAADPRLCLVALPV from the coding sequence GTGACCGACGAGCTGCCCCCTGCCGCTGCGGGCCTCCCGCCCGTGCGACGGGGCCCGCGGCCGCTGCCGGACCGCGTCCCGGAGCTCGCCCACCTCGCCCTGGGCGAGCTGCGGGCCATGCGCACCGAGCTGGGCGACGAGGAGGGTCGCGTGTCGTACTGGCGCCGGCTCGTCCAGGCGCGCGCCGACGTCCTGCGCCAGTCGCGCGACCTCCCCGTCGCCCGGCTGCAGGAGGTGCTGAGCTCCCAGCAGGTGGTGCCGGGGCGCACCGCGTTCCTCACCGCGGACGGCAGCTCGCTGCTCCCGCCCCTCCCCGGCCTCGAGGCCGTGTGGTCCGCGGTCGACCCCGAGGACGAGGGCGCCCGCTCGGCGCTGCTGGCCACGCTGGTCGAGATGGACGAGCAGCTCTCGGCGTACCGCCGCCGGCTGCACGAGCGGATCGACCTCGCGACCCGCGACCTCGTCGCGCGCTACGCCGCCGACCCGCGGCTCTGCCTGGTGGCGCTGCCGGTCTAG